The Candidatus Methylomirabilota bacterium region TGCCGAGCGCGTTGAGCTCCGCCGCTTTGGAAGATAGCGCCGCGGCGAACATCACCGCGATGAGCAGGCCGATCGCACCGTGCGGAAGCTCGGCCAGGATGAACGTGATGAAGACGTAGTCGGAGTCCTTCGTCTTGGCGCGTGGATCGGCCGCCAGGAGCGCGGCTTTGGCCTCGGAGCGAACGGCAGCGCTCCGGCGGTTGGTCTCGAGCATGGTCGCGCGGGCGAACGACTCCACGGCGGCGTCCTGGGACGTGCGGGTGTGGAGCCAGGCGCGAATCGCCTTCTGGTTGTCCGCGACCGCAACGACATGTCGCTCTTCGAGGGCGAGGAATGTGCCGCCGTCCGGACCTTGCGCGTGACGCTGCCACTCGGACTGGTTGAAGAACAGCGGCGGACGTTCGAACTGGTAGAAGACGAACAGGAGCGCGCCGAGCAAGAGGATGAGGAACTGCATCGGAATCTTCAGGAGCGCATTGAACATCAGACCGAGGCGGCCTTCGCGCAACGAGCCGCCGCCGATGTAGCGCTGCACCTGCGATTGGTCGGTGCCGAAATACGAGAGCGAGAGAAACAACCCGCCCAGGAGGCCGGTCCAGAGCGTGTAGCGCCGGCTCGGGTCGAACGAAAGGTCCACCGCCTGCAATTTGCCCAGGGCACCGGCAACGTGCGCGGCGCCACTGAACCCGAGCCCCTCGGGCAGCTTGACCAGCAAGACGACGAAGGCCGTCGCCATGCCGCTGAAGATCACCGCCATCTGCCACTTTTGCGTCAGGCTGACCGCTTCACTGCCGCCCGTGACGGTGTACGCGATGACGAGGAGCCCGGTGAACACGATGATGAGATCCAGCCGCCAGCCCAGCACCGTGGAGAGAATGATGGCGGGCGCGTAGATGGTCACTCCCGCGGCGAGGCCACGTTGCAGCAGAAACAGTCCCGCGCCGAGCAAACGGGTCTTCCGGTCAAAGCGCCGGCCCAAAAACTCGTAGGCGGTATACACACCGAACCGGCGATACATGGGCAGAAACACGGCGCACACGATGATGAGCGCGAGCGGCAACCCGAAATAGTTCTGCACGAATCCGATGCCACTCTCGAAGCCCTGTCCCGGGATCGAGAGAAAGGTGATCGCGCTCGCCTGCGTGGCCATCACGGACAGGCCAATCGTGCCCCAGCCGGTGGACTGGCTGCCCTTCAGGTATGTGTTGAGGCTCCGAATGTTGCGCGTGCGCCACGAACCGTACGCGGCGATGCCGACCATGGTGCCGAGCAACACCACCCAATCGGCGACGTTCATGAGAAGATCCGGCTGAACACCGCCAGCAGGACCACCACGAGGACAAACCACCCAAACACGAACAGGTACACGCCGCGCCACGTGCGGAATCCAGGCAGGCCGGGCGGCTCGGCATCGGATCGCTGGTCAGGCAGCGGCGGTCGGGTCACTTGCCCAAGGAGACGAGATTCGCAAACAGCCGGTACGCTCCGGGCACTCCTTCAGGAAGTTGCCGAAACCACGCCAGGCTGGTGTACACGAAATACCCCTTTCCGTGCCGTGCCACGAGCAGGCCGCCTCGGAGCGGCATCTCGCCGGGATCGCCGGACGCAAGGATCGCCGAGAAGCGTTCGTCCCATTGGTCCGGGAAATACAGGCCACGCTCCTGCACCCACCCGTCAAAATCTGCTCTGGTGATGCGATTCGGCCTGGTCAACACCGGATGATCGGGCGCCAGAAACGTCACCGGCGCATGTTCGTCCGTAACTCGGTCTCGCGAAATGCGCAGGCGGAAGGGCGCCAGCCAGTTTGCGCCCAGGCCGTCGGAGAGGTTGTACTGTGCGATGACATTTCCGCCTGCCTCGACATACTCGAACAACGCCGGTAAATGGCCAGCGAGATCCTTCCGGGTGTTGAAGGCCCGGATACCGATGACGACGGCATCCAGAGGGCGCAGCTTGTCCGGGATCAAATCAGCGCCGGTCAACTGCGTGACCGCATAGCCCATGCGCTCCAAGCATCCGGCCACGTCGTCACCCGCGCCGGCCAGGTAGCCGATGTGACGGCCTCGAATCGCCAGGTCAAGGGAAACCGCTTTCAGGCGCGCGACGGGTTGGAGGAGCTGAAACGGAATGTGGTTGTAACGAAGCTCGATGCGCTGAGTATTGAACCGTAGGCCATTGACCTCCACGCTGCCCTCGAGGGTTGCCATGGCGAGCTGGGCCGGTGCCGTGACGGTGAAGGTGAACCGGGCGTGCTCCCCTGCCTCGGCCAGATGAAATGGTTGTGAGGCGGTGATCCTCCAACCGGTTGGGCCCTCCAACTGCACGGTGCCGGCGACGCTCGCGCGCGCGGCGGTAAGCTCAACCGTCACCGGGCGTGTGGCGCCGGGCGCGAACAGCTGCACATCCGACACGAACCGAAGTGAGACCGGCGGGATCACGTCCAATCGGCGGCGCATGGTCGCGTTCGCGGGATCCGCCGCCTGTACCGGCTCACCCGAAATCACCAGGGTCTGACCGCCAACTTCGAAGACGTACTCGATCGGGAATGCGGCCGGGTTCTCCGGACGACCGATGAGAGAAGGATTATCCACTTGAAACAAGCCGGCCGTGCCTTCTTTGCGAAGCCAGTACGGCTGGCTTGGCGGCGTGGTGGCGGGCAGGATCTGGTTCTCGTCACGGACGACCGATTGGTTGGCGCGCAGCTCGAGGACCGTGGTGACCGCGCGCTGGATACTGGGGTAACGCACCGCCGTCCAGCGAACAGGGAGACCCGAACGCATGACCGCAGTGTGGCGCATCTTCAACGTTTCGCCGGGCACGGCCTCGGGTTGATCCACCAGGGTCTCCACCTCGAGACCGATGAAGGCCTGGATGATCCGGTCCAGTTGCTGGCGTTTGTCGCTGACGACGGGATTCGCGGGCAATACGGACACTCGGCTGCGGATCGCCAACAAGGCGGGCACGCTGGCCGCCGGGTCTTCCGGCTTGAACCGCGCGATCGCTTCCTCGGTCAATCGCCCGATCTCCGCGCCACCCGGCACGCGGTTCCACGTCGTGTCCACTCCGTCGAGGATGTCGTGCGCCGCGGGTTCGCCACCGAGCGATACAAAGGACTCGGTCCTCGACGGGCCGACCGGCACGCCGAGGCCCACGTCGAAGCCTTGCGTCTTGTGCATGGCCCGACTGCGGGCGGCAATCGAGGCAAACGGTTCGCCCAGCACCGGGTCGTTGCCACCGATGTCCATCTTCACCACGCCTGTCCCGTTGCCCCCGGCCGCGCCGGCTCCTGCGCCGCCAACGCCGACGTTGTGGAGAATGCGTTTGGGCTGCCACGGGGTCAGCTCGCCGAGTTGCTCGGGGAATGCTCGCGGGTCGCCGGCGAGCTTGAAGGCTTCAACGGCAAGGATGGTGGACGCGGTGTGATGGCCGTGAGTGTTCCCCGGCTGCGGAGAGAAACGCGTGACGATCACGTCCGGCCGGAACGAGCGGATCACGCGGACGATGTCAGCCAGGACTGCCTGCCGATCCCAGATCCGCAGAGTGTCCTGGTAATCCTTCGAAAACCCGAAGTCTTTCGCGCGCGTGAAGTACTGCCGTCCTCCATCCAGACGCCGCGCGGCGAGCAATTCCTGAGTGCGAGCTACGCCCAATTGCTCGCGGAACTGGGGACCGAGCAGGTTCTGACCGCCGTCGCCCCGCGTGAGCGACAGATAGGCCGTCCGGTATCCACGACCGCGCGCCAGGTAGGTGATGACCCGCGTGTTCTCGTCGTCCGGATGCGCCGCGATGTACAGCACGCTGCCCATCGTGGCGAAGCTGCGCAGTTGCTGCAGGATGTCGGGGTCGACCGGGAGCTCGGCGGCTCGACTGAGCCCGGAGCAGCCGGCCAGCAAGCTTGCGGCGAGGGCCAGCCCAAGCACCTGGCGGGTGCGCCTGGCCGGCCCTCTTGACGTCGTCGTCGTTTTCATGTGTGCCGCCCCCGGTGACGCACGGCGATCCTGTATTACAGATGTGGGGCATCGGACAGCAGAGCCTTCTCGCCACCTGGCCCGCTCGGGCGCCCCCGCGCCGCCCGGCTCCGGCGCGTCAGTAAGATAACACCTGTTCTCAGACACAGCGGCCATATCAGAGCGCGGACGAACCGTGGCATCGCGCGCCGATCCTGTGAGAGCGCGCGGGACAAGTCAAACCGGCGCCTCGAGGCAAAGGGCGGGCGCCGGCCCCCGGGGCGCTCCGAACGGACCGGCGCGGTCGCCCAGGCTCCCGGCACCGGTTACAGGGTTTCAGGTCGTCACCTTGAACCGGAATGCGAGTGAGCTGTCTGCCTTTCGGATCATAGTTGCCCGACAGGCTTGCCCGCTCAGTCGCTACGCGAGCCTCTCGCTAGCTCGCACTCTTGTTTCTGCTTGAAGCAGTCGTCTATGCAGGTCTGATAGCCGTCCGTCCACTCCCCCTGACTGCCGACGCCGAAAGGGGCGAGCAGCAGCAGTACGCCTACCGCCCCGGGCGGACCTCTCCGCGGGCAGATGAAGCCGAATCCAAGGGGAAGCGGTACTGCCCGCCGCCCGCGTGCTGTCACGGAGCTCTCAGCCGGCGCCCTTGACAGCCGCCGCGCGCCTTGGGAGGATCGACGCCGGGAGCCGAGGGTTCGAAGCGACGTCCGCAGGGAAAGGAACGAGACCATGCGATCGATCGTGCTGGGCCTGCTGGCGATGGCGACGGCGGCCGGTTGTGCCGCAGCGCGCAACACACCCGCCCAGGACCTGGCCTGGGAGCGCTGGGGGGCGTGCAGTCATTTCTCCACGATCACGATCGAGCGGATCGAGCTGGACGGCCGGCTCGTGGTCGCCGCGTACGAGGTCGATGGCGCGCGGTTCAGCGCGTGCGTGCGCGAGGCGGCGGACGACCAGATCCGCCGCGGAGCCGCCCCCGTGCCACAGGCGGTCGTGCTCGTGAAGAACTACGGTTGCCAGGGCGGTGCGATGTGAGCCTGCGCCGATTCCACATCGCCGCATGGGTGGCGGCCGCGCTACTCCTCGGCGTGGCCCAGCCGGGGTCCGCCCAGGCGCCGTCCGGCGAGGTGACGGTCTCCTTCCACGTCACGCTGGCGCCCTCCTGGTTCGATCCGTCCACCGCCCCGCCCCAGATCACGCCCTTTGGCGTCCTCTACGCAGTTCACGACGCGCTGGTCCGCCCGCTCCCCGGCCAGAAGATGGGCTCGAGCCTCGCCGAGTC contains the following coding sequences:
- a CDS encoding sodium:solute symporter, whose translation is MNVADWVVLLGTMVGIAAYGSWRTRNIRSLNTYLKGSQSTGWGTIGLSVMATQASAITFLSIPGQGFESGIGFVQNYFGLPLALIIVCAVFLPMYRRFGVYTAYEFLGRRFDRKTRLLGAGLFLLQRGLAAGVTIYAPAIILSTVLGWRLDLIIVFTGLLVIAYTVTGGSEAVSLTQKWQMAVIFSGMATAFVVLLVKLPEGLGFSGAAHVAGALGKLQAVDLSFDPSRRYTLWTGLLGGLFLSLSYFGTDQSQVQRYIGGGSLREGRLGLMFNALLKIPMQFLILLLGALLFVFYQFERPPLFFNQSEWQRHAQGPDGGTFLALEERHVVAVADNQKAIRAWLHTRTSQDAAVESFARATMLETNRRSAAVRSEAKAALLAADPRAKTKDSDYVFITFILAELPHGAIGLLIAVMFAAALSSKAAELNALGTTTTIDLWRHFRPLAAADEARNVRVAKRFTALWGLFAVAFALFAGFAENLIEAINILGSIFYGVVLGIFLVAFFFRRVGGSAVFFAALAAQALVIVMFLSLNISYLWYNLIGCAACIAFSMLLQAVLAPRAPTNQGRAA
- a CDS encoding PIG-L family deacetylase, producing the protein MKTTTTSRGPARRTRQVLGLALAASLLAGCSGLSRAAELPVDPDILQQLRSFATMGSVLYIAAHPDDENTRVITYLARGRGYRTAYLSLTRGDGGQNLLGPQFREQLGVARTQELLAARRLDGGRQYFTRAKDFGFSKDYQDTLRIWDRQAVLADIVRVIRSFRPDVIVTRFSPQPGNTHGHHTASTILAVEAFKLAGDPRAFPEQLGELTPWQPKRILHNVGVGGAGAGAAGGNGTGVVKMDIGGNDPVLGEPFASIAARSRAMHKTQGFDVGLGVPVGPSRTESFVSLGGEPAAHDILDGVDTTWNRVPGGAEIGRLTEEAIARFKPEDPAASVPALLAIRSRVSVLPANPVVSDKRQQLDRIIQAFIGLEVETLVDQPEAVPGETLKMRHTAVMRSGLPVRWTAVRYPSIQRAVTTVLELRANQSVVRDENQILPATTPPSQPYWLRKEGTAGLFQVDNPSLIGRPENPAAFPIEYVFEVGGQTLVISGEPVQAADPANATMRRRLDVIPPVSLRFVSDVQLFAPGATRPVTVELTAARASVAGTVQLEGPTGWRITASQPFHLAEAGEHARFTFTVTAPAQLAMATLEGSVEVNGLRFNTQRIELRYNHIPFQLLQPVARLKAVSLDLAIRGRHIGYLAGAGDDVAGCLERMGYAVTQLTGADLIPDKLRPLDAVVIGIRAFNTRKDLAGHLPALFEYVEAGGNVIAQYNLSDGLGANWLAPFRLRISRDRVTDEHAPVTFLAPDHPVLTRPNRITRADFDGWVQERGLYFPDQWDERFSAILASGDPGEMPLRGGLLVARHGKGYFVYTSLAWFRQLPEGVPGAYRLFANLVSLGK